One window of the Archangium primigenium genome contains the following:
- a CDS encoding pilus assembly protein N-terminal domain-containing protein → MRPTVSRSAVFAPLAALGLWLVSSEARAWPVDVAVRLEPDKERFHKLSAVDWVEVEDPAVVTAEVLTGSSELLLTGLKPGRTLLLLYAEGKFAVWALTVAPTGASEPARKPELLAVARKACPGLKATEGAERSLTVEVKDTRCRDALRPLLETEAWLARELDLTFALPLMQEQLAALTAPLKAQGLRASYHGAGLRLEGSTTPEGHRKALWALFRQSLGRVPLEDRVEVQRPAPPEDAGTPKPLTP, encoded by the coding sequence ATGCGTCCAACAGTGAGCCGATCCGCCGTCTTCGCCCCCCTGGCCGCGCTGGGGCTGTGGCTCGTGTCCTCGGAGGCCCGGGCCTGGCCGGTGGACGTGGCGGTGCGGCTGGAGCCGGACAAGGAGCGCTTCCACAAGCTGAGCGCGGTGGACTGGGTGGAGGTGGAGGACCCGGCCGTGGTCACGGCGGAGGTGCTCACGGGCAGTAGCGAGCTGTTGCTCACCGGACTCAAGCCGGGCCGCACCCTGCTGCTGCTCTACGCGGAGGGGAAGTTCGCCGTGTGGGCGCTGACGGTGGCGCCGACGGGCGCGAGCGAGCCCGCGCGCAAGCCAGAGCTCCTGGCGGTGGCGCGCAAGGCCTGCCCGGGCTTGAAGGCGACCGAGGGCGCCGAGCGCTCCTTGACGGTGGAGGTGAAGGACACGCGCTGCCGCGACGCCCTGCGTCCGCTCCTGGAGACGGAGGCCTGGCTGGCGCGCGAGCTGGACCTGACCTTCGCGCTGCCCCTGATGCAGGAGCAATTGGCGGCCCTGACCGCGCCGCTCAAGGCGCAGGGGCTGCGCGCGAGCTACCACGGCGCGGGCCTGCGGTTGGAGGGCAGCACCACGCCCGAGGGTCACCGCAAGGCGCTGTGGGCGCTGTTCCGCCAGTCCCTGGGCCGCGTGCCCTTGGAGGATCGGGTGGAGGTCCAGCGGCCCGCACCGCCCGAGGACGCGGGCACGCCGAAGCCCCTCACGCCCTGA